In Citrus sinensis cultivar Valencia sweet orange chromosome 3, DVS_A1.0, whole genome shotgun sequence, the sequence GCaccaaagattttaaattacCAATGCTATGTGGCAACTTATTAAGTTTAGAGCAACCCACTAAGACCAACTTTTCAAGCCCTTCTAAATTTGCAAATGAGGATGGCAGCTCCGTAATTGCTGTATTATATAATGAaatgtattttaaatgttCCATTTTCTCCAAGATTTCCGGGAAACTCTCAAGGCTTAAGCAATCACTAAGAATAAGCTCATGAAGAGATTTCAACTTGCAAATGCTAGTTGAAAGCCTATTCAGCGTTGAGCACCTACTCAAATACAGCTCTTTAAGATTAGTTAGGCACTCTACTGATGAGGGAACTTCTTCTATTGCAGTGTCACACAAGTTTAGCTCTGTTATCTTTCCAGAGATCTTTGGAAACTCTGTGAGATTAACACAAAACGAGAAATCAATAGTCACTGGAGAAACAAAATGAATGTCTCTTGGAAAAGACCTAAGGCTTTCACAGCCCCTAAAACACAACATACTGAGATTGTTGAAATTCTGGATTGATGAGGGAACAAGAACCAAGTTtgtacaattaaaaaaatttgttctcTCAAGATTTGGGATTTCTGATAAGTCCGGCATTCTAATGAGATGCTGGGAATGACAAAGATCAATGGATTTTAACTTGAAAGCTTCCTGTaacaaaagataaacaaaGACTATATTAAATTAGAATCACTGAATATCACAattaatctaataaataaCAGAAAATTGATGTTTTCGTCTCTATACACTATACCTTTTTTCCCTCCCAAATTTGCTCAACTTTGCTGTAAGGCAATCTGAGCTCAATAAGGTTCTCTAGTTCAAAATCAAAAGGCAGCGTTTTCAAAGGATATCCATGCCAATGGAGATATCTCAATTTCTCAGGAAGATCTTCAAGACCTTGGTCAAGATGCACTTTAGAGCTCATAATTGGAACACCACCACGCTCAGGCATATAGAATTTAAGCAATCTGAGATTTGACATATTTGCAAAGGCTTGAGAACTTAGATGGATGTCTTTTGTTTTGGACAAATCAAGAAATATGCCTTCAATTTTCTCGGTCCCCTATTATACAAGAGCAAAGAATGAGCAAgcataaaatccaaaaaaaaaaaattgaaaagttaattaagAGCTTCCTAATTGAAGATAAAATGTGTATTTGttaattcttttcatttaacatataaaagtcattctcaaaaaaaaaaaaaaaacatataaaagtCAAATACGTAGATTATtaccttatttttctttaagacATGATAGATGTCCTCGTGATCCCACAATCTGGTACGTTTGCTAATGGATTTTTGGCGAACAATGGTCTGACCCATTTCTTGCaataaatcatgcatttgtaGTCGGTTCTCATCTGAAATTGTAATGAGTGATTTATCAACTATATTATCTAATGATGTAGGATCGTCTTGTATCCTTGTCACAAAGTCTGCATCTTCTCCTTTGAAGAAACAGGCGATATCAAGAaagattttcttctcttctggATTTAGGTCATCATAACTGATTTTCAACACGTTGTAAATGTTAGGTTCAGAAATCAGTTTCAAGTTCTGCAATTTAACTTTCCACTGTTGTTTGCTCTTTTGATAAAGAGAAGAACCCAACACTTCAAGAGCTAACGGATTGCCTTTGGCATAACCCACTATTTCCTTTGAGAGCTCCAGAAGATCTTGAGAGCGACTGTTTTGCCTAATGGCTTTTCTACAAAAAAGTTCAAGAGCATTATCATGCTCCAATCGCTTGACCTTATATATGTAACTCACTCCACATTTGTCAAGTACTTGTTTGTCTCTGGTGGTTATAACGATCCTACTTCCGGGGCTAAATCTATCTACCCCTCCAGCTAAACTTTCCAACTGTGTGAATTCATCATTAACATCATCAAGAACGATCAACACTTTCACCCGCTGGAGCCTTTTCTTGATATTTTGGGGTACAATGAAAGTTCCtattttgagattttctcCTAGTACTTGAGAAATAACCTCATCTCGAACATGTATTACTCccattttgtttgctttttctctGACATTTGCCATGAAGCACTTGCCTTGAAAGTGTCTAGAAATCTGGTGGAAAACAACACTAGCAATGGTTGTTTTACCAATGCCGCCCATGCCCCAAATTCCTACAATTCGAACATCATGCGATTCGAGATATAGCAGTGATTTCATTTCCTCAATTCGTGTATTTAATCCAACGAGGCCATCTAAATCAGTAGATTCTGACATATCTTCCGATTTCTTGGAAAGATCTTCAACAATTTTTTCCACAAGTTCTGCGTCGTTCCTAGCAAGCAATAAGTATTGTTaagataaaaatcattaatgaGTTATAACGTAACAGGCTAGGCTCTAAAGTATTGAGAGTTAAGAATTACCTGGATTCGGTGGAATCATATCCAGATAAATTTGATGCTTCGGTCAGTGCATGCCTCCATTTCTGAACCTTCCCCGGAAAGTTGTTATCATGGTTAACAAAAGCTTCTCCAAAACTCCCCCTCTGTTTCCGCACATCGGATGGATCTACTTGGTAGAAAACCGGTATAACAATTTGGGcattcattttcttgcaaTCAAGAATCTTGACAAGTTCATTGAGGCACCATCTCGAAGAAGCATAGCCTTTTGAGAAGATAATTATGGAAATATCTGATGATTCAATTGCATTCGAGAGGGCAGGCGAAATCTCATCACCTTTCTTAagttcttcatcatcaatgaaGAATTGTATTTGTTTCCGATGTAAAGCTGCTGCTAGATGGCTAGTAAAGCCATTACGAGTATCCTCCCCTCGGAAACTGAGGAAGACCTCATATTTGCtttgagaagaagatgaaACCATGAAGCAAATTCTGTAACTGAAACAGAGAATTTGAGAGTTGAGAGTAAATGTAAGAGTAAAGTACAGATGTGAAGTAATTTCCTGCAGGATTTTTGCAAGTcgtacaattaaaataaaagcagCATTGTACATGATGCGTGGTGGGTCCATGTATTTTGTTCTTTGGTTAAAAAAGCCCCGAAATTTTGAAGGAATCAgtaaagataaatttaaaaaaaaaaaagaatatttactATAACGATTTTCCACAAAGGGTGATTATTGATTTTGGGAGACTATTTAGTTGGACCCATGTTGATGAACTAATAGAGTATTTTTAACACCATTCCAATTTGAACCGGCCACGTAATAAAGGGTTCGGACCTTATAAATTGATTGAAGGTTTCACTTTCACATGGCGATCAAGTTTGTTACGGCCTTTTTGTCTACcttctttcaaatttcttctgTTTAACGTGgaaatcttaattaattacgcGGTTCAGCACGAAGTCAATATCCAAGGAACCAACAGAACAGACATGGGGCTTTATTTCAATCTGTAAATAACACAAGGTACACTCGATATTTGAAGGAATCTGGTCTACAAAGcactccaaaatttcaagtaaaTCTTGATTCTCTGCTTTTTTCCCTTCTGGTCACCAGCAAATACAAAGCTGTAAAACAGTGCTAATAAACAGAAGTAAACTCTACTGAGCTTTCAACAAAACAACATCttgatttcttcattttcacaGGAGAGAACATAAGAGAAAGCCTTCAAACTTAATTATAGCTTCCTGAAGCTCATCAGCCGTGCCACCAACAGCTCTCATTTGTGCTGTAATGGAAAAGAAAGTTATTGCCCCTGTAAGAAGGTACAATTGATCAAAAACATTTCTTCTAGCTTGGCTAGAGAATCAAAGATATGATAGTCCTTGGTCACTTCTTTACATTATACAAAATAGTTTTCTTCAAATCAATAGTCATCAAAAAGAGCAAGCAAAAAGTGAAGAGGAGGGGCAAAGTGTCCTGCATTTCCCGTCACATTGTTTTGAGTAAGTGTATCTTTAAGTTGAATGGCGAGTTGTCATAATGTGAACTGAACCCTGTAAGTGCCACCATTCATCCACATTTGCAGACAAAAGTTATGATACCTGCTTGTTTGGAAAGGAATTCATTAATCATGTTGCATTATGAAAGGAAACAGATTGATATTCCACATTTACAGCTGCCGTTGGAAGCATTTCTTTGTCCACAGTTAATAATGGAAACTACAGAGTTTCTTAAATTTGTATACAACagattctaatttattttattttttctaacgGTTAATAAATACCAAGAAGAAATATTAGTTGCAAACGACTAGCAGTGCCttcaattatatttctttctatcattttatatttcatgaaTCAAACAGAGGATTGAAACACAATAAGGGTATAAATAAGTAAGCATTCACACACAAAACTTAAACATATTGAGAGACAAAACTCCAATGAAGGCACATTCAGAGTCCACGCCACCTTAATTTTGGTCTAAACAAAACATCACCATATAATGTCAAATGCCCATCGTgctcaataataaaaagaaagtataACATTATAAAGCAAGAATAAAATAGCCAAATACAGCAATTATAAGGCAATTCACAGGCCTGATTAGATACCTGTAGTATCGTCGctttatcaaattttgtatTGATGCAACTTAAATGATCAGAGGTATTCCTTAAAGCGGGGGTGGTAAAAGGGCAGAACTGCATTCACCAGACAACatcaaaaattcttttttattaaataatttctacGTATTAAACAAAGAGTAAATATTCTTGCCTCTCTTgctttagaaataaatttgtgTGACGCAAAGCTGAACTTCCTTTTCTCCTTCACTGGCCCAATGCCCATTTCCTCCAATGTTGTAATGGACAGAAAATGAACACAAGAAATACGAATCTATATAACATGTTTGCAGCAAGTCTCAAAAATCAGAAAAGAGATATTAGattaaagtaaacacattgaaatgataaataagacaaaaatagATTAGAGCATTGAACTTACAAAAGAAAAGCCAATATGCCACCTCTCTTATTAAAAAcatgagaaaacaaataaCTTTTTCGTTGAGGAGCATTGAATTGCTCTCTGCAAATTGATTCTGCTTCATCCTTGTCAGAAATGACACTCTCAATAGTTCCAGACATGTCAGCCTTATCAAGAGAGTCATTATGCAATTTCCCATGATGAGTGCATTCTTCTTCATTGCCGGGGGCAAATTTGAGAGTTAAGGTGTTTGGTTTGGCCTGCTTGGAATTTGCATACACTGGAGTCACCCCACAGCATTTTACCTTGAAACTACTGTCATCAATGAAGAAGTCAAATGAAACATCCGTATGGTGGTCAGCATCTGGTAGCTCCATATCCCAACATTGATCAAATCCCACTATGACATGATTCGAATCAATGGATATGATGTCAACCAATATGAAAGTGTGATAAAAACCGTATTCATATCCGACGCATACTTCGTAGATTTCGCTGCAATGATCTCCCTCTAACTCAATAACAGCACAAAGAGCAAATCCGATGAAGTTTTTGTTACAACAATGCT encodes:
- the LOC102617356 gene encoding disease resistance-like protein DSC1 isoform X3, whose amino-acid sequence is MDPPRIMYNAAFILIVRLAKILQEITSHLYFTLTFTLNSQILCFSYRICFMVSSSSQSKYEVFLSFRGEDTRNGFTSHLAAALHRKQIQFFIDDEELKKGDEISPALSNAIESSDISIIIFSKGYASSRWCLNELVKILDCKKMNAQIVIPVFYQVDPSDVRKQRGSFGEAFVNHDNNFPGKVQKWRHALTEASNLSGYDSTESRNDAELVEKIVEDLSKKSEDMSESTDLDGLVGLNTRIEEMKSLLYLESHDVRIVGIWGMGGIGKTTIASVVFHQISRHFQGKCFMANVREKANKMGVIHVRDEVISQVLGENLKIGTFIVPQNIKKRLQRVKVLIVLDDVNDEFTQLESLAGGVDRFSPGSRIVITTRDKQVLDKCGVSYIYKVKRLEHDNALELFCRKAIRQNSRSQDLLELSKEIVGYAKGNPLALEVLGSSLYQKSKQQWKVKLQNLKLISEPNIYNVLKISYDDLNPEEKKIFLDIACFFKGEDADFVTRIQDDPTSLDNIVDKSLITISDENRLQMHDLLQEMGQTIVRQKSISKRTRLWDHEDIYHVLKKNKGTEKIEGIFLDLSKTKDIHLSSQAFANMSNLRLLKFYMPERGGVPIMSSKVHLDQGLEDLPEKLRYLHWHGYPLKTLPFDFELENLIELRLPYSKVEQIWEGKKEAFKLKSIDLCHSQHLIRMPDLSEIPNLERTNFFNCTNLVLVPSSIQNFNNLSMLCFRGCESLRSFPRDIHFVSPVTIDFSFCVNLTEFPKISGKITELNLCDTAIEEVPSSVECLTNLKELYLSRCSTLNRLSTSICKLKSLHELILSDCLSLESFPEILEKMEHLKYISLYNTAITELPSSFANLEGLEKLVLVGCSKLNKLPHSIGNLKSLVHFLASGSALSQLPSSVGDLNEFKLTSFSRCRGLSSLVDIDLSNCAVVEILEDFCCLSSLQWLDLSGNNFESLPSSIKQLSQLRKLDLSNCNMLLSLPELPLFLEDLEARNCKRLQFLPEIPSCLEELDASMLEKPPKTSHVDEFWTEEMLSIKFKFTNCLKLNEKAYNKILADSKLTIQRMAIASLRLFDEKELSIFVPGSEIPDWFSNQSSGSSITLQLPQHSFGNLIGFALCAVIEFKQLSSNSWSYFNVGCRYSCEINKISAKDVYLAGIIDFIDSDHVILGFKPCGNDELPDANYHTDVSFQFFPDGYGSSYKVKCCGVCPVYADSKETKSNTFTLKFAAGSKEECTEIRKLDDQASTIGASASVGKSDEEELERSPKRICRGQINNP